The following DNA comes from Hordeum vulgare subsp. vulgare chromosome 3H, MorexV3_pseudomolecules_assembly, whole genome shotgun sequence.
GAGAAAAGGACTTGCATCACCCGTGTTGATTAACGTACTAGTCAACAAAATTAGTGTATACTCGCAAATCAATCTATGGTTGAATGGTTAGTGTCACTCTGCTATCCCTAGCTCATGAGGGTTTTAATTTTGGTGCTCgtatttatttttgaatttattttaggATCTTCGGCAATGGACATTCAGTGAAAGAAGATGTTTTCGTCGATGACGAGATGCCTACTATGACTATGTAAATTTCTAGATGATATGTCGGTTTAGCCTTTTAAATATGTTCATGAAGATAAGATGTGTGTGTAGTTAATGTATACTCGACCGTGTAACTTTCACATAGATCGTCGATCACAAGCTACTATATACGTGACAGTAACGCCACAACTAATGCCCACCGTAGACGCCATCTTCTGCTTCGTGAAGCGTCGTGACAGCGCAGTAGCACTGTGTTCGACTTTGCTTCACTGGGTGGGTGCGATGAGAGAGGAGAGAATCCATATCCCCCCAAGGATGCTCGACAATGTACTCGTATGTCGCAACCAACCGGGGTCTGGTTCATCTGACGGCTCATTTGGCGACCAATTTGATCCACTGGACTGGCTAAATAACCCGGCAGGAAATGGTACGTCCACTTCAAAATCCCTGTGCGTTTCCACAGGAATCCATCGGCCGGTGACCGTCTTATCTCCTACCTAAAAGCTAGCCATTTTTTGTTTTGAGGGGACTAAAAGCTAGCCATTTGGAAAGTGGAGCTTCCACTTGGTTAAGTTAAGACCTGAGTGAAGGACTGGTCACCCAGCACAAAGGGTTTGGAAGTTGGAACTGGAGGGCGACATGCCAAGTCAATGCCCCCCTAGCCAAGTCACCTATACTACCACCTGGGCGAGTTCATGCATGGATGCCATGGAACGTACGTGAAAGAGGTAAGGAATTAAGGTGCGTGCATACCTGCGAATGTGGTCATGACGACCTCGTAGTGCTGGCCGACGACGACGTCCGTCAGGCCGACGGGCTCCGACTCGCCGTAGCACGCGTTGGGGCCTGGGGCGGCCGTGCAGCCGGGCCTGAGGGGGATGAACTCGAAGTAGCCGATGTCGGGGAGCACGGTGAAGGTGGCGGACTCCGGCGGCACCGCCGGCTCCACGTTGGCGCCGATCCACCCCTCGGACGCGCCGTACTCGGCGGCGACCAGCGGGAGGCCCCCCGCGTAGTGCCGGAGCTTCTTCACGTAGTGCTCCATGGATCCCGTCATGATGCCGTACACGTACTTGGCGTTGGGCCACAGCGCCGGGATCACCCCGTACCAGTTGCTCAGGCCGGCGCACTTGCGCGCCACGGCGTCGGCGAGCTCGGGGTTCGGCCCGGCAAGGAGCGCCGACACGGCCTGCCGGACGGCCGGTGAGGTGACGCGCGTCGGCGACAGGGCGCCGCGGCGGATGTCCGCGCAGAGCTCCTCCCACACCCGCTCGAAGGTCTGGAAGGCGACCACGACGCTGTGCGCGAAGGTGGCCGACACCATCTGCACCTGGCCGGCGGAGAGCAGGCCGCAGAGGAGGTGGCAGTAGAGCGACTGCGCGAAGTCGGCGCCGAAGATTACCTCGTCGGGGCTGCAGCACTGCGACTGCACCACGCGCATCGTCGCCTTGAACTCCTCGCTGCGGTACACGTTGGTCGTCGCCGTCGTGGCCGTCAGCCCGCCCTTGGTCGTGAACTGCCGGCTGCTGTAGATGAACTGCAGCGCCTTGCCGTCCTCAACGGGGAACTCCCTGCCGTTAAGCGGTCAGCATAAGCACCTCGTTAATGGAGGTCACCAACCGAAAAACCTTCACTAAAACTAGAACGAGAATGACAGGCCGTCGGTACAAGAGGAAGAAAGGGAGGTTGCAGTCGTACGTTAGGCTTATCGCGTCGATCACAGACTTAATTCTAACTGGTTATGCAACTGATTACTCCATTTCAACTCACAGATCGATCCATACTGTTGGTTCACGTGAGATGTATAGATTGAGAAAACAGGCGAATTATGGCGGAGGACGACTCCCCGGATCGAGGCCGGGCACCAGAAGCGAGAAACTAACCCAACGAAATCTGGGCGGGATTTGCTCTGTACCTGTTCCTGAAAGCGTAGGAGGTCCGGTATATCTGCATCGTGGACTTGACAAGCTCCTCGTTGAACAGCAGGTACTTGCGCTTCCCCTGCGTCGTGCCGGAGCTGCAACACCAAGAAGCATCACCATGATCAATCCTTGAGGAGAGCTTGTATAAAGAGGAGCTAAGCCGTAGGGTAGGAGCCTTGATTGGCAAGTGGCAAGGAGCGACCAACCTTAGCGAGATGGAGGTGACGGGCTTGCCGGTGAGGATGGGCGTGGCGTCGCCGTCGACGATGCGGTCAATGTAGGGCTCAAGGTCGGCGTGCGTGGCGAGCGGCACGCACTCCTTGAAGCTGGCGGGGTCGGTGCGGCCGGCGAGGCCCAGCCGCTGCAGGTACTCGGTGGCGCCATTCTCGGCAAGGATCCGCCGCAGCGTCTCCTGCTGCACAATGTCGGCGTCACGTGTCAGCCGCTCGAACTCGGCGATCACCATCTCGCCGCTGAACTCGCCGGCCTTCTTCTCCAACATCTTGCTGCTGCTCGCGGAATCGAATCACCACCACTGATGGAGTGATGCTCTCTACCTCAGTTGGGTTCCAGTTCCAACCTGCTGCGAGCCgctacaaccaaaacaacaacaggaAGAAGAGCCGAAACCAAGTCAAAAACATGGAGGAGTGGGGCTAAGTTTCGactgttgaagaagaagaaggtgacgtCAGCGATGGAGATTTTTTGTCTCCGGCATCGCTCGTGTCCTCTTTTGGATAAAAAGCTCGAGCAGGACAAAAAATTGACAGCGGGACTTTTCTTTGCCTCTTCGACGAAACAAAACGAAACAGCAAGGGGGCAAACGAGAGGAGAGGATCGTGAGAAGAGAGCGCCGGAAACAGTGGCCACAGGTCTGCCGGTGTGCTCCTCGCTGTCCGTGAGGTGAAACTAAGACCGAGGCCTCGAACTCTGCTCGCTAAATCAGTCCAGCCCAGAGACAAAGATCCAACAATCCTCTCTATTCTTCCGCTTattttatctatctatctatctctctcacgCAAAATGATGAGAGGAGTCTGCGGAGACGAGACGAGCTGCGGGGAAGGAGCCAAGAGCAGAGCAGAGCGGAGCAAAGGGACGACGCAAGAGACAAAGAACAGCTGGGGAAGCCGAGAAAGAAAACACGAGCTGGAGCCCGCCCACTCACCTCGGGGCGTCCGCCGCGGGGCCGGGAAGACGACGGCGGCTAGTCGCGCCGCGGCAACGGACAAAGcacggcgcggggaggaggcgagGCGCCCGCGTCTCCGTCCTTTTGCCCCTCCGCTCAAACACCTAGGCGCGAGGAGAGGAGAGGACACACACACGGAGCGGGCAGCGCGCAGTGCGGAGTGGAGAGTACGGCGAGGAGTAGGGGACGCGAGTGGCATATATACACACACGCGCTCGATCGACCTCGACGGAGTGAAACCTGTGTCTCGTCTGTGTGCGAGCGGGACTGGGGGAGTGGCGGTGTGCTACAGAGGAACCAGTGATTTTTTGCCATGGGTTATCGTTGACGGGACATGATCGCCTTTTCTTCTTCCTGTGGCATGACACGACGGGGCTGCAGTAAGAGCAACCCCAACCAAGCGGTCCAGACACGACGGGGCTGcagtaagagcaactccaaccaagCGGTCCAAACGGATGCGTTTTTTTGTCCGTGTTTTACCTGTTTGGCTCGACATGTTAATCTTTTTCATTTATATTGATTGTGTGcttttttttttcgtgttttatcTGTTTGGCTCGACATGTCAATCTTTTTTATTTAGATCGATCGTGTGTCTAACGCCTCAATCCATTTTTgtagtttttctaaatttttattAGATATGTTATAAATTAAAATATAGCTAAACATTTGTTTGAAATACATTTAAAAGTTTAAATTGAATAAATATCTTATAGTTTACAAGATAAATAAAAAATTAAATAGTTTTAAATACATCTAAAAGAAAATGTTGTCGATACATCTATTGGTTGGCGACATGAAttcacatatgctcaaccaaatcatttttcagCTCCATGTGAGTTTTCAATCACACATTTTATGATGAAACTCGACGAACTGTGCAAAGGTTGTCCCTTCAACATGCTCAGGCACAACATTGTCATGGTgaaactgaaacccttgatcACACAGATATTCTGGACGCTCATCCTCTactatcatgttgtgcatgatcacacagggtgtcatcacctcccacaactTTTTGGTGCTGCAAGTACCGGCGAGATACCGAACGATGCCCCATCGAAATTGAAGAACACTAAAAGCACACTCTACATCTTTGCgagcactctcttgctcttgggatAATCTCTTTATCTTCTCTTTTGTAGGGttggagattgtcttcacaagaATAGATCATTACAGATAGATATCGTGAGCTAGATAGTATCCATTGGTGTATTGGTGGCCACCGACCTCAACATTGACCTCCGGGCAATTGCCTTCTGTCATCCTAGCAAACATAGGAGAGCGCCGGAGCACATTGATATCGTTGTGTGATCGGGCTATGTCGAAGAAAGAGTGTCAAATCCAAAGATTTTGGGAAGCCACGGCCTCAAGTGTGGCAGTGCAAGCTCGCACATGGCCCTTATACTAGTTGTGCCAAGAGGAAGGGCATTTTTTCACTTCCAGTGCATACAgtctatgctaccaagcatccccGGGAACCCCCTGCTAGCATTCACTGCCAGCAACCGTGCTATATCAGCAACAATTGTCTCTCTCAAGTACTAGGACCCAAACACAACTATGACGGCTTTGCAAAACCTATACATGGACTCGAGGCATGTGGATTCACTTATTCAGACATACTCATCAAGGAGATCACCAAAAACTCCATATGCAAGCATTCAAATGGCAGCAATGCATTTTTGATAAGAGGAGAAGCCAATCTTTCCAAGGCAGTCTGTGaccgcccgagaccgatgctccagaaggttccccttttattctgttgctgccgtgtgattattttatttgtcgcatcatcatcgcatcatgcgcatcatctgcattgcatcggcatcccgctgctgtcagttttcaaaactttcatccgttattagttgcaggTTCTCTCCgcgttcgtcgttgcccgttttgagcccaaccacaGACGCACGCGCCTatggcatcgtttaaatcttgtttttaaaagtgtgaataaaactttctatgatttggttgaaacttggcgtgcggtcttatttagttgtaggtaggccgcctgccaattttcgtcgcaatcggagtctgactggtacccgaacggtcgaccgtagcggcaccgcatTCGGTTATTCGTCAgacgtgtttcggtgttttaaatcgcgatGCCGCGCCGCTCCATTTCCCTCTTgtctccggctagccactctacacaaccacttagcccgtcccgcatTCGAGACCGTTCAATTCCGATcgtgcggttgaaaccggggcgaaaaactccTAAACCTAGCCCACCTTCCCTATTAAAACAACCCCCCTTCCTAATATGGACCTaaaccctctctctccctcgtttaCCGTGccacccctcaaaccctagcacagcccccacctcctctctcctccctcagcagccggggcccgcccgagcccgcagcCACTTACCCATTTTTTTTCGTTTTGGTCGACCAGGCGTCCGATCCGCTCGACCCATTTTTCATCCACAGGGCATGCTTGCAACCTTTTTTTTTGTTATGTATGTTAAATAAAAACACAGCTAAACATTAAATTGTTTTAAATACATTTAAAATTTTAAGTTGGATAAATATCTCATAGTTTATAAAATAAATTATTTCAAATACGTCTAAAAATAAATATTGCCGATACATATATTGGTCGCCGACTTGAATCCACACATGATCAACCAAATCATTTGTAGTTGCGTGTGAGTTTTCCAATCACGCATCTTTTGATGGAACTCGACGAACTGTGCAAACATTACCCCTTCGACATTGTCACGTTGAAACTGAAACACTTGATCATAGAGACGTTTTGGGCGCTCATCCTttacgatcatgttgtgcataaTCATGTTGGTTGTCATCACCTTCCATAACTTTTTGGTGTTCTAAGTTCTGGCGGGATACTGAACGATGCTCATCGAGATTGAAGAACACCAAAAGCACACTCTACATCTTTGTGAGCGCTCTCTTCCTCTTGGGaaaatctctttctcttctcttctACACGGTTGGAGATTGTCTTCAGAAGAGTAGACCACTATGAATAGATATCCTCAGGTAGATAGTATCCATTGGTGTATTGATGGCCATTGATCTCAACATTGACCTTCGGGCAATTGCCTTCTGCCATTTTAGCAAACACATGGGAGCGCTGGAGCACATTGGTATCGTTGTGAGATCCGGCCATGCCGAAGAAAGAGTACCAAATCCAGAGATCTTGAAAAGCTACGACctcaagtatgacagtgcaagctcGAACATGACCCTTATAATCGTCCTACCAAGCAGAAGGGAGATTTTTCCACTTCCAGTGCATGCAGTAtatgctaccaagcatccccGGGAACCCCGTGCTAGCATTCATTGCTAGCAACCGTGTTGTATCAGGAGTAgttggctctctcaagtactccaACCCATACACAACTATGATAGATTTGCGAAAGCTATACGTGGACTCAAGGCATGTGGACTCACTCATTCGTACATACTCATCAATGACATGAGATTATAGGGAACTGCGTATGCAAGCATCTGAATTGCGATAGTGCATTTTTGATAAGAGAAGAATCCAATCTTTCCAAGACAGTCCCTCTTGCTCTCGAATAGTTGTCGTACTCGACCAACCCCTCCCGAATACGTCTGAATACATGCCTAGCCATATGAAAACGGTGTCGAAACATGTGATATTTGTAGAGCGGGTTTGGGGTCTCGAAGTAATCCTTTCAAAGGAGGAAATGACCACTCTCCCGGTTGCGATTCAGCACGGACGTGTGCTCCGGCATGGAGCCCCTAAACTGTGGCTGCTCCATACTAAGGTGATCATGGACGACCCACTGAGACAAAGAAGTGGAGCTGGGCGGCGGGGACAGTGGCACGGGGGATGAGGCTGACGGGAGGGGTCAATCTACCGATCGGTGGCGACGATGGCGAAAGTGGGAGGCGGGGCAGGCGGAAGCGTTGGAGGGGAAGGGAAAATACTAGAATGGTCTTTGTGCCACCGACTAGCGGGTGAGGGGAAAACAAGGCGAGCGTAGTACGTGTTTGTCCCGTTTCCGTGCCGATGGAAATCCGATCCAAATTTGAGGCTCGAATGAGTCGCGGACGGACGAAAAACGGATGCACGTTCGTTTAGGTTAACAGGTTAGATGGTGTTTTCTATGTGCGACTATCCAAACCGACGCGCGCGGAGAAAATAGATCGTGTGATTGGAGCTGCTTTAATACCGTGGAAAATTTGCTGTCCAGTTCTATCCATGGCTGGAAATGGAGAAGCTGAATTTGGGAACGTTTTGATTTACGTTTATGCCCTCATGGCTAGCGAAAGTGAAGCCGATCTAAtctcaaaacaaaaaacaaaaaataaaataaaaaatgagttGTGTGATTGCGTCCACCAAGTAACTCAGGATAACGCAGTATTTAGGTTGATGGTGGTCAACCTAACCAATGAGCCAGATTATTTTCTTTGACAGTAGacatcttctgattttttttctaaattAAATCTATCTATACAGACCTGATAAACACATGGCCTATACTTCGTTCGAAACATGTACTACAAAACAAAAGTGTCACTTCAGATTAATTATTTTGTACCGTATCTATACGTATTAATAAAGCAATGAATGATTCTGCCGTACGTCATTAAATTTATCTTTGAAGTTGGCAAAAATTATCCACCGATGCCACATAAGTGATAAAAACGGTTTGGTCTGTGTAAAAGCGTCGGCGCCACACATGGTTCATGTATATAATTATTCAGTAGCAAATCACCTGAGCACTAGCACCAAAGATTAAGTGGCATCGGTTATTTCCGTTGAACGCAAGATGAAGTGGCATCGCCCAAGTGACATCTTATCTGATGGGCTCGACAGTGTTTCAATTTTGGTTTAACTTTTTTTTTTCAGattcaagtatttttaaaatattcatatATTTCAAATCCCAACTCCAAAATTAAAAATTTATATAGAAAAATCACTCAGAAAATTGTGTACAATCCAAAAATGATATTATCTTCCGTGTTAAAAGTTACGTTTATGTTGCATCTTATGATGGGCTGGAGAGTGTTTCAATTTCAGTCCAActtttcttttgcagattcaagTGTTTTTAAAATGTTTATATATTTCAAATCCTAACTCCAAAATTAAAAATTTATATACAAAAATCACTCAGAAAATTGTGTACATCCCAAATATGATATTATCTTGCATGTTAAAAGTTACGTTTATGTTGCACCTTAAACTTTAATTAATACTTTTCTCCGTTGTTTCTCGTATATATTTCAAAAATTCCTTTATATTTGTGCACAACATAACTTATCATGTTGTTTCTGGTTTGACACTGAAAGATTTCAAgtagtttgttgttgttgttgattgtgTGTATGGCGGGTGttttttctcttccgttgcaacgcacggacccttttgctTGATTTATGAAGGATGCTACGCGAAAAGATATGTTTCCACGCGAGATGTTGAATCTCACGCACATCTAGTGGGGTGAACGTATTTTTTTCTACTTTACAAGAGAGATCTTGTAGCAGAAACAGGTTGTGCAGTAGGATTTTGGTGCAACAAAGATTTTATTATGGATGTTTTCGTAATAAAAGTTGTGTTGCGGAAtatatttttgcaacaaaggtcttgTTGCATTTTTTGCAGCAAAGATCTTGTTACAGATTTTTTTAGTAAAGGTCTTGTTGCATGTTTATTTTTTGTAACAGCAGTGATGTTGTAGAAAGTGGACGCGCTGCGGGCGGtgagcagtggtggcggcggtccgAACAACACATGGAGTCATCAACTTGACGGAAAGCTCGGGAGAGCACAAGAGAATCTAGATTAGATCCCACAACATATCACTTGTTGCGGTGGGGGGATTGCAACAACGACTCGATTGCGAAAACTAGTCTTGATAATACGTTGCTCCTAAGCCATCATTAAAGTCTGATCTGACGGCCACACGGAGTCGGTGGACGACTCCTTCTAGTCCCGTCGTGGGGAAGCCGGCCGTTGGGTGtagttaagagagagagagaccaggGCATGGTTGACATGGGAAAGGGGCGTGCTACGCTTTCGCCGGCTGATTGTTTCAAAAGATTAGTCGGGTCACCAGCCTTTGGATACGGCATTGTCATGCGGCTGAGCGGCGCTCCCCACAACTGCAATAGAgctgttgttgcagatttttttgcAATAGAGATCTTGTTGTGGGAATTTTTTGCAACAGAGGTCTTGTTGCGATTTTTTTTACAAAAGAGGACTTGTTGCAGGAAaatgtttgctttatttttttgttaCATAAACGAGTACATGATGTTGCAGAATAGACTTTTGCAACATAGGAGATGTTCCGGAATGTTGGTGCAACGAAGACGATGTTGCATAAACGATGCACCGCTCCCATTCgcccgtcgtcgtcgtagttTGCAAATCCATCGTTGCAATCAAAACTAGGAGGTGGACGATAAGGTCTCTCCACGACGGCGTTGATATTCTAGTTCCTACTCCTCAACGCGTGCATCATCGTCGACTCCATGTAGCCCACcacgcgagaaaccacatcatcgtCCTCTTGCGCCACGGTATCGTCCATGGCACTGGTGGTGAATGGCTTATCGTGGACGACGTCGATgggcgaagaagaggaaggattcgTCGATGACACGATGACGGCGAAGGAAGATAAGCGAGTGGGGGAGTTCGTCTTGGCAGTCCAGCACCACCTTATCACGCCGTCTTTGGACGACCgacttatgcacgtttcatggcacaACGTTGCTATGTTTAACTGAAGCTCAAAATGCATGGGCCAAATGGAACCATTACTGTTGATGGTTGTCGAAAAATAGCTcacgagtgtgaggaaggagaagcGGCTTATGTTGAGTCAGCGCAAGagaagaattgaaattttacacagctaatgttgacccgacaTACATGATACCCCTCAAGAAGCCCACCACAGAGTTTGACCCTTTTCTCAAATTTAAGCCGACCAAGAATACTAAGAAAGTTGATTTTACTCCGGGTGATTCGTCCcaacagttcaccattgggacaagcatggatcccaaataggaaagcgcgcttatcgagttcatccgtgagaatcgggacatcttcacatggaaaccttCTCCCATGCCTGTAGTTCCAAGGGAACTCACTGAGCACCACCTCAATGTGCATCCAAAGATGAAACATGTATGAAAATACCTCCATCGTTTTAACGAGGAGAGACGAAAGGCTATTGGTGAATAGGTGACCCAGCTCCTAGCTGCCGGGTTCATCATTGAAGTCTTCCACCCAAAGTGGTTGGCATATCGAGTGCTTGTTCTGAAATAGAATGGCACttggcgtatgtgtgttgattacaAGGGCCTCCacaaagcttgtcccaaggaCCTGTTTGCTCTTCCTTGCATTGACCAGATTATCGAATCTACAactggttgcgagcgtttgtgtttcttggatgcttactcTGGGTATCATCAGATTAAGATGGCTAGCGTTTATCACCCCCTTTCAGGCTTTCTGCTATGTTTCTATGCTTTTCAGGCTTAAAAGCGCGGGGCGACATATCAACGTTGTGTCGAGAGCTGCTTACACCAACAGATTGGGTGCaatattcatgcttatgttgacgatatTGTGGTCAAATCCCAAACGAAGGAGACTCTGTTGGATGACCTGAAGGATGTGTTCGACAATCTTCGGGTGTACACGATGAAGTTTAGCCggaccaaatgtgtttttggcgtTCCTTCTTGTAAATCGTCGGTACTCTCGGTTTCAGAGCGTggtatcgaggctaacccggactagATCAAAGCATAGACCTCGCATGCTAAGCCAACCAACATGAATGACGTTCAACGTATGGCGGGTCGCATCACGACCTTAAGTCGATTTATAATCCACATTGGTGAGAAGGCAATCCCTGAGTACCAGTTATTGAAGAAAACTGACATTTTCGTGTGGACTGATGCCGCTAACGATGCTTTCAAAGTCCTTAAGAAGCAGCTGGTCGAGCCGCATACTCTTGACGCCCCGATTGACGAATAGCCTATGGTCTTGTACATCCCTGCAAATAACAAAGTAGTGAGTGTAGCCGTCGTCGTCGAGCGCAAGGAGGCAGGGAATGAATATCCAGTACAACGGTATGTTTACTATGTCAGTGAAGTCTTGACCTTATCAAAGCAGCAATACCCACATTGACGGAAGCTGGTATTTGGCGTCTTCATGGCTAGTCGTAAGTTAAAGCATTATTTCTAGGAACATCCAATCATCATGGTCAGTTCAGCTCCTCTTGGAGATATCATACAATATCGGGAGGCTACTCGTAGGGTCTCTAAATGGGCGATGATCTTGGACCACACCAGGTGAAGTATGTGCCTCGAACatccatcaaatctcaggcattGGTGGACTTAATTAATGATTGGACTGAATTGCAAGTCCCTGAGGAGAGGCCAGATAACACATATTGGACAATACACTTCGATGGCTCCACGcagttgaggggctcgggggctggagttATTTTATCTTCCCTCTGAGGTGAATTTTTTTGTTATGTCTTACGTATCATGTTCCTTTGTACTAACAATGCAGGCTAATGAAATGAACATAAGTCGGGTCAGATCTTTAGGCGACTTAGATTTGGTGGCTTAGAAAGTATCAGGGACTTgggatgtaacgactaagatgcggccctttccttatctgtgggcgaggcctcaaaagggaaagggacgcatctaaacgtttcgcaagcgagataatcataacattacataactgaaagagttacaagtagggcatacacttgccatctgataagagtatATCATAAatcttacagacacacattattcagagcatagtttagtccaGATACGGACAACACGAAAGCTGATAAAGCTATGAAATTCCGCATgttggccccacgatcacgaccacggcctctagtcctccgAGTAAGTCATGTACAATCTGCGAGAGTCCTCattgaactcccacttcagctggctgtcatcacgatctcctgcatcaggcgtacctgtacctgtgggtgcttgtagtaaaccgtgagccacgaggactcagcaatagaatgaccttggtatcgaatctagccgagttaatgagtgaggaaggttaagtgtatgggtttgcaacaacctaagcatatttggtggctaccttacgatgatcagagtaaacatatggtggtctacgcaagtcggtcgagcactagattgatcactaagtgatcctgaacacctacttacgtcatacataaccccaccgcgttctcgatcagagaacgatctccgaaagagatactcacagttacgcacacagttggcaattttattaggattactttaagttgtctagaaccggatgttaacaaaagatccatatttgccacataaccgtggacacgactttctgaaagattaaaccctacaggggtgcaccaactagtccattacaaattaccacaggccgcatagtaatcctctatcacgaaactcgtgatctcgtcggattcctgagaggaaaacctcaactttgtggagacccaaagtttccccgaaattccaatgcg
Coding sequences within:
- the LOC123443188 gene encoding jasmonoyl--L-amino acid synthetase GH3.3-like, coding for MLEKKAGEFSGEMVIAEFERLTRDADIVQQETLRRILAENGATEYLQRLGLAGRTDPASFKECVPLATHADLEPYIDRIVDGDATPILTGKPVTSISLSSGTTQGKRKYLLFNEELVKSTMQIYRTSYAFRNREFPVEDGKALQFIYSSRQFTTKGGLTATTATTNVYRSEEFKATMRVVQSQCCSPDEVIFGADFAQSLYCHLLCGLLSAGQVQMVSATFAHSVVVAFQTFERVWEELCADIRRGALSPTRVTSPAVRQAVSALLAGPNPELADAVARKCAGLSNWYGVIPALWPNAKYVYGIMTGSMEHYVKKLRHYAGGLPLVAAEYGASEGWIGANVEPAVPPESATFTVLPDIGYFEFIPLRPGCTAAPGPNACYGESEPVGLTDVVVGQHYEVVMTTFAGLYRYRLGDVVQVAGFHNATPKLKFVCRRNLVLSINIDKNSEQDLQLAVDAAATKFLAAEKLEVVDYTSHADMSSDPGHYVVFVELNAAAADASADALQGCCDELDRSFADPGYVGSRRSCAIGPLELRVLQRGTFHRVLRHYLSLGAPVSQFKSPRCVARSNAGVLQILAACTAKVFFSAAYD